A window of Pirellulales bacterium contains these coding sequences:
- a CDS encoding tellurite resistance/C4-dicarboxylate transporter family protein, with translation MSETAKKTERTGSVGWEIVETLNPNYFALVMATGIVSIGCHLLAMPSIARALFWLNVPAYVILLVLTIVRLVVCPGRFIADLTDHKRGVGFFTTVAATCVLGNQFLLIAELRWVAVGLWCLGTVLGFVLTYAIFTSLAVKESKPPLPDGIHGGWLVSVVAVQSISVLGTMLSEGFGSSREQILFFALALWLAGGMLYMWIISLIFYRYSFFPMSPADLAPPYWINMGAMAISTLAGATLISAVPSSAILSQLTPFLKGFTLFFWATATWWIPMLVTLGAWRHLYKRFRLAYDPQYWGAVFPLGMYTVCTYRLSQAIEAPFLAVIPRYFIYVAIAAWCLTFLGMIYSFATTLAAKSEK, from the coding sequence GTGAGCGAAACCGCCAAGAAAACGGAGCGGACCGGCTCGGTGGGGTGGGAGATCGTCGAGACGCTGAACCCGAACTACTTCGCCTTGGTCATGGCGACGGGCATCGTATCGATCGGCTGCCACCTTCTGGCGATGCCGAGCATCGCTCGCGCCTTGTTCTGGCTCAATGTTCCGGCCTATGTGATTCTTCTCGTGCTCACGATTGTCAGACTGGTGGTTTGTCCTGGCCGGTTCATTGCGGACCTGACCGATCACAAACGGGGCGTCGGATTTTTCACGACGGTTGCGGCAACCTGCGTGCTCGGAAATCAGTTTCTGCTGATTGCCGAACTTCGATGGGTGGCGGTGGGGCTGTGGTGTCTGGGGACGGTCCTGGGATTCGTGCTCACCTATGCCATCTTCACGAGCCTTGCCGTCAAGGAATCAAAGCCTCCACTGCCCGACGGCATTCATGGTGGATGGTTGGTATCCGTTGTCGCCGTGCAGTCCATCTCGGTGCTCGGAACGATGCTGTCCGAAGGGTTCGGTTCCTCTCGGGAGCAGATTCTATTCTTCGCACTCGCGCTGTGGTTGGCAGGCGGAATGCTCTATATGTGGATTATCTCGCTGATCTTCTATCGATATTCCTTCTTTCCCATGAGTCCCGCCGACCTGGCACCGCCTTATTGGATCAACATGGGAGCGATGGCCATCTCCACGCTGGCAGGTGCAACACTGATTTCGGCGGTTCCGAGTTCGGCGATCCTGAGCCAACTGACGCCTTTTCTCAAAGGCTTCACGCTGTTCTTTTGGGCCACGGCGACCTGGTGGATTCCAATGCTGGTGACCCTTGGCGCGTGGCGACATCTCTACAAGCGTTTTCGGCTCGCCTACGATCCGCAATACTGGGGCGCGGTGTTTCCACTGGGAATGTACACGGTGTGTACCTATCGATTGTCTCAGGCAATCGAAGCACCGTTTCTGGCGGTCATTCCGCGCTATTTCATCTACGTCGCCATCGCCGCCTGGTGCTTGACTTTTTTGGGCATGATTTATTCGTTCGCGACGACGCTGGCTGCTAAGTCAGAGAAGTAG